Genomic DNA from Perognathus longimembris pacificus isolate PPM17 chromosome 6, ASM2315922v1, whole genome shotgun sequence:
GGCAATACCTTTACTAAGTTACAACACTTTGGCAAATCAATACAGTACTCTTGAATACAATAAAGTAATGTTGTTAGGGCCATATTACTTTAGTGCTAATTTTCACTccaaaaatatcatttaaatacCAAACCAGAACACTGTGGTTTTTAGCAGAGCATGTTGCTTTATATAAATGAATGTCTTTTGAACTAGAGTTTCTCCTTTTGCGCTGTCCGTGGTTGGCGCGGGGAGGCTGTGGGCGTCTCCGGACGGCAAGGCTCTGCTCTGGGCTCGGTCTGGTGCCGGGATGAGATCCGATGTCTGAAAAGCTGTAGAATCTCTTTAAGATGAGTCCAAGTGTCAAGACCAGACACTCAAACAGAAACACTTACATCTCCCCCTAAATTCTGCAACCCTCAAAATCAAGGCCGTCATTTCAAGTCACCTCACCTCAGTGACCTCCTGTCATTTAGAAGCCCTGCGTTTCTTGGGGTCAGAAGTCACACAGCCTTTACTCCGTCCAGCTCATAGAAAAAAGTTCTGCCtaaaatagttgttttttttaaataacaaataaatatgcGGCCATCTTGGAGAGCCCCGGGCCGCACGCCATGGGAGAGGCTCGCTGTCATTTCTCCGCGAAGGCCGCTGCTGCCATTGGGGTCCTCACGCTTCCTCTCGCCGAGGCGGCCAGCTCTTCGATCTCGGCGTTTAGCTTGTGTATTACCCACTCCATGGCTTCTCGGCCCTTAAAGATCCAAGGCAGCGGTGGTTAGGGGATGAGAGCAAAGGCACGCATGACGAAAACGACACACTGGCGAGTCGGAGCACGGCGAAACCCCGGGAGGAGCTACAGACCCCTTCTGTTCTTCCTCGTGTCTAATATTATGTACCAAATGTCACACGGCTTGATCCATGAACACTTACATGACAGGATGTCTTACTCCTTCATGCTCTCCATGGTCACACTCCTTTTCTTTTGATGTCTACTTGTAAAATAAAGCCACGGAGGAGGCTCGGCAGGCTCCGGTGCCTGACTCCactgtcacccctccctcccggTGCTTCCTGTTTGAGGGCCTTTGCACATACAGTTTAATCCTTACAACCGACCCTCTCCCTCTTCAAGTGCTCACGGCGGTATCGATCACCAAGCACCAAGCACTCTCTTATAGCtgcttttactttctcttttctagGGTTGTCTTGTGATTACTGTGGCCTTCCTTAATTCTCTAAAAAAGGGACACTTGTGTTTTGGCTCCTGCAGTCCCCAGTCTAGCCTAGTACCCTGCCAGGCACAAAGTATCTATGAATATCCTTGACTGACCATATCACACATGGTGAAAACCAGCCCACGGGACATCTTTCTCCCTCCACTTTGTTTGGGCTCAAGCCTGGTCAGTGGGAGCGATTCCGAATGGGCAAGAGTCCGTTTTTGGGGAAATGGGACAAGCTGGACTCTGCGTGTGagatgtgcgtatgtgtgtagcACTGAATCATGTCACCAGGACGGTGGCTGGAAGGGGGCACGTTAAGAAAGGGCATGTGAAGCGAGGGCACACGGGTGCGCGCTGGCGAGCGTCACCTCACTCGCCTCGCCCCCTCACGTGGAGGGGGGCCGGAGGGGCACCGAGGCTAACTTGATCACCCCGGGTGGAAAGGCTGGCGCGAGTGCTGGCGCGCGAGCCCGGGCGCGTCTGTTCAAGGACCCGCCTGAAGCTCTCGGGCAGCTTGCTCTAGGGGGCCAGGAATGCCAAAAAGAGCAAACACCTTAAGCAAAGCACTTCAGGAAGCAGACCCAGGGGCTGGACGGCAGACACTCACCTTGCTAGCATTGGAggagatggtgctggccataagCCCCTCCAGGTAACTGCTGAGGCTCACCCCCTTCACAGTGATTATGGCTTCTTGAGTCAAAATGGTTCTGGAACAAAACACATCACAGCTTCAGCTCACCTAGTATCTAGTTTTACAAATACttgatgaaagaaaaaattaaaacacccaTAAAACAAGTGTTTAACACCCGTGACTCACTTGTCTGGGTCCTGAGGATGTGGTTTGTATACGAGTCTCTCGTCTACGGAAACCATGTTTGTAAATGAAATCTGCAGGACGGGGAGGAAAAAGGTTTATCATTCCCGAGACAACGATGCAAGTCATTTCCCCAacgaacacacacaaaaagcttttGAGCTAAACACGCAAAACTAGAAATAAACTACCTTGCTCCTACGGCTCTGAAAGTACCTCAATTCCACTTCTACTGTCTGCTCTTTATTCAAATACATTTCAGAAGGTGTGTGGGGCCCTGGCTCCGGGTTACAAAGCACTGGCTTTGAGGAAGCGGCAGTGAGGCCCGGAGCGGGCCGGACCGCGCAGCTAACGCACACGCGCTGGCTTTCCACGGACAACTGTGCACGTTCACCTTCGACCTAAGAACTACAGAACAGCTGAAAGCGTTAACACAGGAAGCAGGGCTTACATTGGTGGACTTGAGCTCCATCGTTTTCTCCGCAGGGTCAACTACGGAATGTTCTTGCACGTACGTCTTCGTTCTTGCTGCACCGATCAGCTACGGGAAACAAAGGGACGAGGGGTCAGCACAGAGGGCCTCCTCCACCCAGGGTGTCCATACTGTACTCCAAGGCACACGTTAGAGCTGTCTTGAGCCAAAGGTCTgtctagcaaaaagcaggaggcAGCACAGGTTCAGAAGATGACCTGGCAGTGGGGACTGGGCACTCACAACTTGCACGGTATGGATGGAGCAGACTGGCTGCCATCTACCCCCCCACAAAGGCCTTTCCCAGAAGCCAGCGGGAGTCAACCCCCGGGAGGCATGGGCACGCCAAGCATGGCGCTCAGCTACGGACACCAGAACGTGTGGGGAAACATGGCACCCGGCAAATGGGGAACTCGAGAACATGCCGGCATGCCAGGGCAGCCCTAGGCAGGGGCCCCCCCCATGCGAGAGCAGCCACTGCCCAGCggggggcgccccgccccgccgtgcCCAGTGTCACCTCCCAGGCGTGGCTGGGGCTGCTCAGCTCTGCGCTCCTGGCTCCCGTGGTCCGGTGCCATGGTCACACAGAGGAGGCGAACATCACACTCCTGGCCGTGTGCGTGCCTAGCGGACCCGCCTCCCGCCTTTGCACACTCCTTTGCTCCTACAATGAACTTGCATTCGGTTTCTGGTTGGTTAAATTGGCTCACCAAAGCCTGCTTGTTTGTCACTGAATACACGTGTTTCTAAAGAGGCAGGAGGACACGGAGCGGGGTGTAAGAGCAGCGGCAGTGCGCCCGGGAACCCGGCCTACCACTGACCAGCGCGGCCGCCCCGCCGTGACCAGCGGAGGCTACTCCACCTCTTGGTGTTGGCCTCAAGTTGCTggcacaggcagagaaagagTAATTCCTGTTAGACAGGGAGCAGGAGCTGGCTTCCTTCGGAAGGTTTTATCGGGTGCCTTCATGAAGACTGTAATAATATTTCCAATTCATTATACGCTCATAACTCAAGTTTATTATAATACAATTTGAACTGATGCAAAAATGACATTCGGAATCGGCTCCCACCACCTATTTGAAATTCTAATGTGGCGCGGAGCGCGGCTCTACCGCAGGCAGTCAcgtctctggggggggggggggcactcacAGACTTCACGATGGAAGGCAGCCCCCACTCGGTGCTGAGGAGCCGGTGGCTGTGCAGCTTCCCCGAGGGGTCCACGTGCCGGGCCAGCACGTCCACGCCCACCACGCTCGGGTTCATGGGGTTGGGGTACTTCTGCATGGCAGCTGTTGTCACGGTTTCCCACGGGTGACTGTCAACAAAGTTAAAAATATGCATGTGAGCCTGACGACTCCTGTAACCCATCAAACTGCTCTTTACCACAGAAATTTAATTACTTTTTACTGAGGAAAAATTACTTTCTCAAACACTGACTGATGATTCGGGGAGTTCAATcaacatgtctgtgtgtgtgtgtgtgtgcgcgcgcgcgtgtgtgtgtgttggtcccagggcttgaactcggggcctgggtgttatctctgagcttcttttgctccaggctcatgctgtactacttgagccacagtgccacttccagctttttctgagaagtttattataagactctcacggactttcctgcccagctggcttcaaaccatgatcctcagatctcagcctcttgagtaactgggatgacaggcgtgagccaccggggctCGGCTCCGACATTTTTACTGTGCATAGACTTCAGTATTTTCCCCACACTGCGATGGATGTCACTAAGGAGCAAACTACTTACCAGGGCATTTGAAGCACATTTCCCTAACAATCTTTCCTATTTCCATTACTCAGGTTCACACGTCAGCTAGAGCCTCTGCTTCCCTGACGGCCCGTGGCGGGGTGTGCCTGGCTCCTCACTAGCGGCCCGCGGTGCTGTGAGGTCAGGAGAGGAAAGGAACTTGCGGGCCTACCAGCTAGTACAGAAATTACAAGAAGACAGAAAGCACTATTGCTTTAATGATTAAAAAATCTTGTTAGTCGACATCCATTGCTCTCAGAGAAACAATTCCTGTTTGCTAAAGTTCTCTGGGCATAATCAAATGTCCTTCTGCTCTCCTAATGTCCTAGCGTAGCAAGCCCTCACTGACACCTAGGACTGAGTGGTGACGAGACCACATCACTGGAGAACCTGTAGCATCCTTCTTTCCTGGAGGAAGCAAAGCcatgtgctcaaggctgccaaGGGCAAGGTACGTGAGCTCTCCGCGCCTCTGTGCATGGAGGCACGCGCAAAAGACCTGCGACCAACACGACAGGTGCTCGGTCCTCTGAAGTCTGACCCCCGTCCCTTCCACTCTAGCGATGCACGCTCCTGCCTTCATCTACAGGGAAGGCGGGACCCGGAGACGAGGCCTCCAGCTTTATCAGTTGAAATCAATCTCACGGCTCACAGGTTTTTTTCTAAAAGCAAAATGGGAAGGCATTAATCTATTTCAACTTCTCAGAGAACTCAGACTGACAACTACATCTTGTCAACAGAAGAAAAACCTCAACTCCATTAACTTCTCCGAGCCCTGTATAGGCAGCGACATGATTCTGAATGTCGCCTTCATTTTCTCTACAAGATCGCATAAATGAACCTCTGGTTTTAATCTCAACCTTATTCAGCAATCAGTGCAGGTGTGTAGGTGGAACGGCTTCATAAATCTAAACAATCCCCACAAATATAAGTGATACAGGCTAAACACTCTGATTACACAGTTACCAGGGCAACGGTGTCAAATGAAAACCCAATGAACCCTTTCCCAGTCTATGCAGTTACAGAGTGTGGCCTGTTGGCCTCTTCACCAGTCTCTCCCTCCAATCTCTAACAAATCAGCACGAGCTTTTATGCATTGTTTGACGATATGGACTCAGCCCACGGAGCCTGCTTTGTGAACACAAGGAGCAAAAATGTGCTAATgtaattactcaaaaaaaaagatCTGCCACCAGGAGTCATTTGGTACCATCCCTGAGGACCTGCCTGTGGCTTACTGACTTGTCCAGTTTCTTCCCCTATCCAATGAGTGAGGGGGCACTGTTTACTCCACTGAGGTCCCACCGAGCCACCCGACACCCAGGGCCCGGTGTCCACAGCACTACACAAGGAAGTTATCAGGGTTGACTTCAACTGAGGGCCAGCCATGGGTGTGGTGGCCTCGGGAGGAAGTTCTAGAAAATCCAGGCTGGGTGGAGCGCAGGTGGTGGCTTAGAAGCTGTGGAAGAACAGTGTCTGGAAGATGAAAAGCCTGGGAGAGGGGATAGGAGAGGCGCCCTTCCTCAAAGAGGCGGAGCTTCGGGAAAGCGGGCCTGGAGAGCCTTTGTCTTTGTGCAAGTGGGTACTGAGGTCAGGTGTCTGGGGAGCACCTAAGGACCGGAAGTGCGAGACAGAGCTCAAGGCGCAGCTCTGGAGGCCTTCAGCGTGGGACTTTGATTTCATAGTCTCGACTATCTGGAGACACAGGCCCATCAGGGTTTCCTTTCCAGGGGTGACATAAGGATGCCCACCTTTTCATCAAATCTCAGAGAGATCGGGGACCCAAAGACGATCGAGGGCCTCAACTAAATGTGAGGTAGGATATTTACACGGAGGGTTAGGAGAGATGAGGGCACTGGAACGGGGAGGGGTGCCCACGGAGCTCTAAGAACAAGACATCCTGACAAGCGACCACACCTGCAAGAGGCCTGGGGCGGCGTGTCCCTGAGGCCGAGCCAATGGGTGAAGGACATGACCAGGTTAGAAAACATCAGACTCAGTCAGGGTCTCTCCTCGTTCCCAGAGGCTATAAAACAAAACTTCCCTCTGGCTCCAACACTCAGTTCTCCCCAGCAGGCCCTCAGAGTCTGGTCCAtgatgcaataaataaataaacgaataaaagaACAACTGGTAACTGTGGAGGTGGGGGCTGAGGGGTGAACTCAGGGATTGGCGCTGCCGTTGGGCTTTCTCACTCGAGGCTGGTGCGGTACACGTGAGCCCGACCCCCATGGCCGGCCTTTGTTTGTGGCGAGCGGGAGATGGAGGGGCTTTTCCGTCCCGGTTGGCTTCGAATCTCtctcctcagacctcggcctcccgAATGGCCGGGATTGTGCTTGTGAGCCACAAGGGCCCGGTGACAACTCCTGAAGTGGGGCCCAGAAACGCGttttaaaactcaaaaaactTCCCAAGTGAAACACACCGCAAGGCTGCGAGAACTGAAACAGTATGGCAGCACGCGCCACGGCGGCGTTTACCACCGTTTCCCCCCTCGGAGGGGAAAAACAGGTTTACCCCCGAGGAGCGCCGGGCCAAAGCAGGCGGCCGGTGGTCGGGGTCAGAGGAGGCGCAGCCACGCGGGACCGCGGCTCTCCCGTCCGGGGGGGACCGCGGCCTGCGAGCTCCGCGTCCCGGGCGAGGCCCCGGCCGCCGGGGGCCGGCTCGGCTCCCCGGGTCACCCCGGCCGGGACCCCGGGGGGCCCTGGGGGCGGCGGGCACCCGCGCCGGAAGTGCGCGCCGCGGGCTTCCGCCGAGGACCGCGTGCTCCGCGACGCCCCCAGGgccccccggggggcggggcctgccgtCCGACCGGCTCCGGGGTCGGGTCGCGGGGTCGTGACCTtggcccgcacccccccccccgggggcccgcgGGCTCGGAGCGGCCCTGGTCGCCGGGTCGTCGCCgggcaccccccccaccccacgccaaGGCGCCCGAACTTACTCAAAGACGTGCTCCGAAGTCCAGATCTTCATGGTGCCGGAGGCCCGAGCGACGTCCGGCGGCGCTAGGGGACAGCGAGGCGCGGAAGTGCGCCGGCTCCGCCCCCTTGCCGGCGGCGCAGCGCGCAGGCGTCGTCGGGCTCGGCGCGCGGACGTCCGGACGTGTGACCGCCCCCCCACGCCCGGTCCCGGCTCAGCTCGGAGCCAGCCCCGCCCCTCGGCGCAGCCAAGCCACGCCCCCCAGCGCGACGCAACTCAGCTCGTCTCCCGCGCGCGGcgcagcccggccccgcccccccgcgcgccgcgcagcccggccccgccccttgcGCCGGCGCAGTGCTGGGGCGCGGGGCTGAGCGGCCCGGCGGCGGGTGGCGGGGCTCAGAGGACGAGGACGGCAGGCCCAGGCCCCGGGCTCGCTCCTCCCCGACCAGcacccctcacccctccctccggGGGGGAGGGCTCCACACACAGCGCCGGTCCTGGGCTACTCAGAGGGCCTCGGTTCCAAGTGAGGccactcccgccctccccccccccccccccgtgtcctctCCCTTTGGGATCCCGCCCAGCCCTGCTGCTGGCAGGGAGCGTGGCCGGCCTACTCCACCTCCAACCTGGGAGCAGAAATACCAGTGAGGAGATCCACTCCAGAGCATTCCCGAAGAGTCCAGAGGACCCGAGGGATGAGGTGTAGTcagtcctgggggcggggggggggtggtgtgtgagcccgagggggggaggaggtgcccgtgggggggtgggggggtggcctgGGTTGGCACCAGGGTGCTGCTGTGGCTCCTTTGGCGTCTACACTTGGCTCATCAACTCCACTTCCGTCCCTTCGGccctgtgtgtgtctttctccggTTCCACTGTTACTTGGcttcgtttttctttttctttttggggtgTCAGCGCGGTGTGTAACCCTCCACCCTTATCCATGGCTTTGCTTTCTACTGTGTTAGCTGCCTGCGCTCATGCTTTGGAAATCATCAACGGCGGCTTCCGAAGGTAAACCGGGCATAGAAGTAAGTGTGCGCTTTCCTGACGGGCATGATGAGATCTCTTGCGATCCCTGCTCCGTCCGGCCCTGGCGAAGAGTCACCCTTTGCCAAGCGACCCACCCGTTACAAGCGTCCACCTCTGAACACCATGTCCGCGGCGGTGGCACCGCCGTGCTCGGATGGAGGGTTTGGTGCTCCCCGTGGTTTCAGGAATCATCTGCCTGGCGTCTTGGAAAAGGTTGCTGGAGGATAAGGAGGACCATGGTGGCTAGAAATGTGTCTGGTGTTTGTCCTGGGTTTCTGTCCTAAGCGAGtgcaccaccacttgagccacagctccacgtctgcctTGTTCTGCgagtaactggagataacagtctcacaggctttcctgtcgcagcttgaacctcaattctcacatctcagcctcctgacgtgctgggattacaggcaggagccaccacccatgcccagctatttttattttcacttgttaatttatttaaaaaaaattgttggttctgtggcttgaactcagagcctgggtgcggcccctgagctgttttgctcaaggctagtgctctaccacgctgaaccacagcaccacttcctcagtATTCTGTATAATAAACTTGAAACCATGTTTCTTGAGTTCTGTGAGGCATACTAACCAGTCATTAAACAcagggggtgtggggaggatccatgtgtgtgtgttggggtgctGGTCTCCTGGGACAGAGCCCCCGAGTCTGTGGGCTCTGTCTACGGTGCAGTATCCATGTAGCACTGCCATCTGGAGAGCTGTTTGGTCGTGGGGGACCCCCACACATGTGGACTCAGAGGTGTGTTTGTGTTGATGTGAACATTGCAgaaggaaatacttttttttcctttttggtcagaATTAGCTTCTTCACAAATACACTCTAAATAAAACTTTGTATCACTATTGTACTGTCAATAGAAAACCAGGGGCTTCCCCCTCCTCCAATACATGCAAAATATGACAATTCTCAAAAGACAACTCCAAGTCCTGGGGACTCCCCAGAGTCTTCTCAGTGACCCCAGAGTAGGGTTGTCTGTGGAAGAGGAATTAGCAGTTGCAATTTTAAGTAAAATCTAAGGCTTTTAAAgcaatacatatatatcacatacgtacatatatatcACCATGGATATACGAATATGTGTATATTCAGTAATTACATTTACTCACATTCGTTACAGATGTTTTGTCCAAGTgcagcaaaataaatgaataaatcaaatggaatttcaaacaaaaattttaaagctgggtgctagcggttcatgcctataatcctacccactcagTGGGGTGGATCTGAGgcttacagtttgaggccagcctaggcaaaaatttgaggcttttatctccaacggaacagcaaaaaagctgaaagtaaagaaatggctcaagtggtagagcaccagccttgagcagaaatggcGGAATGACAGTGTGAGgtctcgagttcaagcccagtactggtacatgcacacacgcacacgcacacgcacacacacatgcatgcacatttaAATTCCGGCACATACATTTTGCAGCTCAGTTGATACCGAGAAGCTCTTAGTTCTGCATCATCGTCACTTGTGTTTAAATTACTGTGTGATCTGTGGATTCTTTCTGTACCTTTCAACTTATGAAGAATCCACCTCCCACATGGCAAATGGAACCCCAAGCCTGAGGTAAAGGTAATTGTGCTTAGTTTGCATGGTGAAGATTTCAGACATGTTAAATGGCAATGTCTACTGCAGAAGTTGGGCAGTGGGAAAAATTACCTATGTatcttgcacacacacagattttcccCAAGCACGGGCTCCTGAACCACACCTCCTGGACACTAAGGGCCTATTCTAGAAACTTACTgccattattttatatattattaaaagtTTCCTTAAGTAGTAGTAGAAAGGggttttaggctgggaatgtggcctagtggcaagagtgcttgcctcatatacatgaagccctgggttcgattcctcagcaccgcatatacagaaaacggctggaagtggcgctgtggctcaagttggctgagtgctagccttgagcaaaaaagaagccagggacagtgctcaggccccgagttcaagcactactactggcaaaaaaaaaaaaaagaaaaggagtttcaattcagcatatgagtttataaatacagagcttcttgagcaatgtcactcctttcaaggttctctcccatcccttctcctcctcctcttcctcctcctcctcctcctcctcctcctcctcctcctcctcctcctcctcctcctcctcctcctcctcctcgtcctcctcctcctccttttgttggtcgtggggtgtgaacttggcctgggtgctgtccctgaactcttcagctcaaggctagtactctaccactttgagacacagcaccacttccagttttctggtgattaaccggagatgaatctcacagcctttcctgcccaggctggctttgaaccacaatcctcaaatctcagcctcctgagtagctaggattacaggtgtgagccaccagcgcatgGCTTctatgagaaacacacacacacacacacacacacacatttgcccacccttcctctttccatttttctgtcaTTCTTCTCTTGACCCCTGCCCCAAGAAAACCATGTGttggcttcctggtattcatcttGTTAAACAGTTGGCTAATTGTATATCTCATTTTTCAGGATAAAGCTGTACTTTCATTTTCACAATTTACTATGAAACATTGGTGTTCTTTTTATGTGGATCCAGTTTCTGTGGCCTCTTTGGGTACCAATGTCACACTAGAAGAGAGGCTTTCTTAAACTCTGACTACATGTGAAGGTCAGGTGAGGGCCAGGTGTAGCAAGTACTTAGGCTGAGAATACTATGGGCGGAGAAGGGAGGTGGGTATCACTTTTAGGGAGCCCTCCCGGCAAAGCCCTGGATCCCTCTCACCTCCTTTTGCCTTGTGGCCCTTGTGAACCTCATCTGATGACGATCCACAGCCCACGTTGCCATTGAGTGAGCCGGAGAAGCCACCCAGGCTGAGCCCACGCACCCACTGGCTTCCCCGCTTGGGGAGTCCCGCTGGCCACGGAGGAAGGACAGAAGGCCAGCAGGGGGGCCCGCCACCCGTCTCCATTGTGGGTGTCTCACGTTACTTCTAATTGAACAAGAATCTAGAGTCCAATTCAATTTGGGTTCCATTAGTGATCAAAGTATTCAAGGAGCTGTCCAGAACTTCCTGTCTATATTCGTTTTCTTTCCCCTCAGCTTCTGTTCGCCCCAATATCTAACAAGCTGATTCCTAAAT
This window encodes:
- the Prelid3b gene encoding PRELI domain containing protein 3B isoform X2, producing the protein MKIWTSEHVFDHPWETVTTAAMQKYPNPMNPSVVGVDVLARHVDPSGKLHSHRLLSTEWGLPSIVKSLIGAARTKTYVQEHSVVDPAEKTMELKSTNISFTNMVSVDERLVYKPHPQDPDKTILTQEAIITVKGVSLSSYLEGLMASTISSNASKGREAMEWVIHKLNAEIEELAASARGSVRTPMAAAAFAEK
- the Prelid3b gene encoding PRELI domain containing protein 3B isoform X1 → MKIWTSEHVFDGPDSEGLLGRTDHPWETVTTAAMQKYPNPMNPSVVGVDVLARHVDPSGKLHSHRLLSTEWGLPSIVKSLIGAARTKTYVQEHSVVDPAEKTMELKSTNISFTNMVSVDERLVYKPHPQDPDKTILTQEAIITVKGVSLSSYLEGLMASTISSNASKGREAMEWVIHKLNAEIEELAASARGSVRTPMAAAAFAEK